A genomic window from Phoenix dactylifera cultivar Barhee BC4 chromosome 7, palm_55x_up_171113_PBpolish2nd_filt_p, whole genome shotgun sequence includes:
- the LOC103710471 gene encoding protein CYPRO4-like: MGGAHSREGLELSDSETEAEEEEEYEGEENPRKEQRDTPSSAERSRGKTLAPTTLDEVDEKLKSLKLKYFKPSPSSPQNPNAKNTVKLYLHIGGNSPNARWITSEKLVSYSFFKPSRPDAADESDGDDQNPSSPWFLKIGSKVRAEVGPDLQLKSFPDQRRVDFVADGVWALKFATPEGYREFQNEYQNCLFENTYGFEATDENKIRVFGKDFMAWARPEVADDSIWEDAEDSFEKSPGLGLPSRASQDLLEEFEEETGGGGIQSLALGALDNSFLVSDSGIQVVRNFSHGVHGKGVSVKLSNNGKRAGGYSTPKKALLMRAETNMLLMSPGQQGKPHATGIHHLDIETGKVVTEWKFEKDGTDITMRDITNDSKGSQMAPSESTFLGLDDNRLCRWDMRDRRGMVQNIANSMESPVLQWTQGHQFSRGTNFQCFATTGDGSIVVGSLDGKIRLYSKSSMRMAKTAFPGLGSPITHVDVTYDGKWILGTTDTYLILICTVFKDKDGKEKTGFGGRMGNRIAAPRLLKLTPLDSHLAGKNNKFHGGQFSWVTEHGKQERHLVASVGKFSVIWNFQQVKNSNHECYQNQEGLKSCYCYKIVPKDESIVDSRFMHEKFAVSDSPEAPLVVATPMKVSSFSISSRR, translated from the exons ATGGGGGGCGCTCACAGCCGCGAGGGTTTGGAGCTCTCCGACTCCGAGACCGAGgccgaggaagaagaagaatacgaGGGAGAAGAAAACCCCCGGAAAGAACAACGTGACACTCCTTCATCGGCGGAGCGGAGCCGTGGAAAAACCCTAGCGCCGACCACCCTCGACGAGGTCGACGAGAAGCTAAAGTCCCTTAAGCTCAAGTACTTCAAACCCTCGCCCTCCTCCCCCCAGAACCCTAACGCCAAGAACACCGTCAAGCTCTATCTCCACATCGGCGGCAATTCACCCAACGCCCGGTGGATCACCTCCGAGAAGCTCGTCTCctactccttcttcaaaccctcACGCCCCGACGCGGCCGACGAGTCCGACGGCGACGATCAGAACCCCTCCTCTCCCTGGTTCTTGAAGATTGGTTCCAAGGTCCGGGCCGAGGTCGGCCCGGACTTGCAGCTCAAGTCGTTCCCCGACCAACGGCGCGTCGATTTCGTCGCTGATGGGGTCTGGGCTCTCAAGTTCGCCACGCCGGAGGGCTACCGGGAATTCCAGAACGAGTACCAGAATTGCCTCTTTGAGAATACCTATGGTTTTGAGGCGACCGATGAGAACAAGATTAGGGTTTTTGGGAAGGACTTCATGGCTTGGGCACGGCCGGAGGTGGCCGATGACAGCATCTGGGAGGATGCGGAGGATAGCTTCGAGAAGAGCCCGGGCCTGGGCTTGCCATCCCGGGCGAGCCAGGACCTATTGGAGGAGTTTGAGGAGGAGACCGGTGGGGGTGGGATACAGAGCCTCGCACTTGGGGCTCTCGACAACAGCTTCCTGGTGAGCGACTCCGGAATTCAGGTTGTCAGAAATTTTAGCCATGGAGTTCATGGGAAGGGGGTCTCGGTGAAGCTTTCCAATAATGGCAAAAGAGCTGGTGGATATTCGACTCCCAAGAAAGCCCTTTTGATGAGGGCTGAGACCAACATGCTGTTGATGAGCCCAGGACAGCAAGGGAAGCCCCACGCTACTGGCATTCATCATCTAGATATTGAGACCGGGAAGGTGGTGACGGAGTGGAAATTTGAGAAGGATGGTACCGACATCACCATGAGAGACATTACAAATGATAGCAAGGGATCGCAGATGGCCCCTTCAGAGTCGACGTTCTTGGGATTGGATGATAACAGGCTCTGCCGGTGGGATATGAGGGACCGGAGAGGGATGGTCCAGAATATAGCCAATTCGATGGAGTCGCCAGTGCTGCAGTGGACTCAGGGGCACCAGTTCTCCAGGGGGACGAATTTCCAGTGTTTTGCGACGACAGGAGATGGGTCCATTGTGGTGGGGTCTCTTGATGGGAAGATAAGGTTGTACTCAAAGAGCTCAATGAGGATGGCAAAGACTGCTTTCCCGGGTCTTGGGTCGCCAATCACTCATGTGGATGTTACTTATGACGGGAAGTGGATATTGGGCACAACAGACACGTACTTGATCCTTATATGCACTGTTTTCAAGGACAAAGATGGAAAGGAGAAGACTGGTTTTGGTGGAAGAATGGGGAACAGGATTGCGGCTCCAAGGCTGTTGAAGCTTACTCCATTGGATTCGCATTTGGCCGGCAAGAACAATAAGTTCCATGGGGGACAGTTCTCCTGG GTCACTGAACATGGTAAGCAGGAAAGGCATCTGGTtgcaagcgtcggcaaattcaGTGTCATTTGGAACTTCCAGCAAGTGAAGAACAGCAATCATGAGTGCTACCAGAACCAGGAGGGATTGAAAAGCTGCTACTGCTACAAGATTGTCCCCAAAGATGAATCCATCGTGGACAGCCGGTTCATGCATGAGAAATTTGCTGTGAGCGACTCTCCAGAGGCACCATTGGTGGTCGCGACCCCAATGAAGGTCAGCTCCTTCAGCATATCAAGTAGACGCTGA